The sequence ATCAGGCCGTCGGGCACTTCGACCGATGCGGCCTGACGGATCGAATACTGCCGCCGGTTGCCTTCGAGCGCAACGGCCGTCATCAGATCGTGGTCGATGCCGAGTGCGGCGTTAGGATAATGTGGCTGCGAGATCGAAGAAAAAATGCTCATCGTCTAATACTCACTATAAGCGACTCCATTGCTGTCCTGCCCCTCGGCCAGGCTCTTTACATCGACGAGGCCGTCATCAGCTTCCTCGGATCTCGGGTCGGGGCCCATGATCTCGCGCCACTCGGCCTTTTCGAGAATAGGATCGATCGGCGTTTCGCGCAGGTATTTGCCCTGCACGAGTTCAGCCACCGATGGCGGCAATTTACCCTTGTCCGCCGTAAACTGGTCT is a genomic window of Chloracidobacterium sp. containing:
- a CDS encoding type II secretion system protein, with product MIAMFIIIILLSVAIPTYQRSVQQARETVLKENLWQIRRAIDQFTADKGKLPPSVAELVQGKYLRETPIDPILEKAEWREIMGPDPRSEEADDGLVDVKSLAEGQDSNGVAYSEY